Below is a genomic region from Desulfobacter sp..
CTTGTCAGCCCGTAAAGAGGAAAAAGAAAGACCCAGCCCTTTGTTCCTTCCATACTGGCAAATTTTGTGGATATCCGGGTGATCCAGAATCGCCGAACTGACCAGGCCGATTTTATCGGTTATAAGGGCCGCCTCGTCCACGGCTTTGAGGATATTGGCCAAGGGATAAATTCTTGGGGGGCGGTAGATAAAGCCTGCCGTGCAAAACCGGCACCCATGGGGGCAGCCTTTGAGGGTTTCGATGAGAAACCGTTCTTTAAACGCCGCTTTTGAACTCATGATGGCGGTTGTGGTTTTAACCTTTGACAGGTCGTTTATATACTGAACCTGGATCTTGTTTGAAACAGGGGGGGGCTGGTCATAGAGGATGGGCCTGTGGCGGGAAGGGACATAGGCCCCGGCCAGTTTTTCTTCGATGGTTTCAAGCAGGTCTGATCTGGTTTTGGATTTGAAAAACAGATCAAAAAATGGATCTAAAAGGCATTCAGCTTCCCCGAGCAGAAAAAGATCCATGAACGGGGCAATGGGTTCTGGGTTTAAAAAGCAGGCAACTCCCCCCGCAGCCACCAGGGGGTGGATGTGGTTTCGATCAGATGACCGCAGGGGGATGTCTGTTGCCCTTAAAAGCCGGGCAAGGTTCAAAAAGTCGTTCTCAAAGGAGACAGAGAACAGGATCATGTCAAATTGATCCAGGGGCAAGCCGGTTTCAAGGCTTTTGATTCTTGGATTCTTTTCACTGGTGTGGGGTAAAAAGATCCGTTCACATGCAATGGCCTCATTCTGGTTGGCCAGGCGGTAAACCGTCTGATATCCCAGGGAGGACATGCCTGCCTTGTAAGTATTGGGGTAGACCAATGCGACTTTGGTCAGGCCCCGGCCCCGTTTGACAACAGCCCCCTCTTCTTTTAAGGGGGCCTGGACCGGCTTGCGCCTCTTTTTCATGGTTAATCAGCTTTTCGTCTCAAAAATGTGGGCACCTCGAGATCGTCATTATCAAAACTCATTGGGTAATCCTGGACAATATCTTCGTCTCCGACCACCCGTTTTTGGGTGATACGGACAGGGTTGTCGTTCCAATTGGCAAGATCTGCCTCTGTGGCATCCCTGACCACGCCCCGGGCAATGACTTCATGCTGTCCCACAGGCTGGGCAATTTCCCGGGCGGGTGCGGCGGCATAGGCGCCGGCAGCATATGCCGGGTGTGATCCTGCCACGGCAGCTGCGGCCACGGGCTGTGTCGGTTTGGGATCAAACCTGTGCATATTTTCGGCAAGTGCAGGTTCTTCCTGGTCAATTCCGGTGGCAATGACCGTGATTCTCATTTCATCACCAAGATCTTCATCAAAGGTCTGGCCCCAGATGATTTCTGCATCATCACCGACTTCTTCGTAAATCCGGTCCGAGGCCTCGGTCATTTCATCCAAGGTAAGATCAGAACTTGAGGTGATGTTCATGAGCACCCCTTTGGCGCCTGAAATGGAAATATCTTCAAGCAGGGGATGGGAAATGGCTTTTTCAGCCGCCTCGGTTGCCCTGTTTTCGCCAGAGGCAATACCGATACCCATGAGCGCTTTGCCAGCCTTTTGCATGGTGGTTTTGACATCTGCAAAGTCAAGGTTGACGTGTCCGGGCATCATGATCAGATCTGTGATGCCTTTGACAGAATGATGAAGGATTTCATCGGCCTTGATGAACATATCCACCATGCGGGCCCCTTTGGGGGCAATTCCCCGGAGACGGTCATTGGGGATGGTAATGACGGTGTCTGTGATGCCATGAAGTCTTTCAAGCCCTGCGATGGCGGCTTTTTCCCGTTTTTTGCCTTCAAAGGAAAAGGGCTTGGATGCCACGGCCACGGTGAGGATCCCAAGGTCTTTACAGATTTCAGCGATGATGGGAGCCGCTCCGGTACCGGTGCCGCCGCCGAATCCCGCCGTGATAAATACCATGTGGCTGTCTTCAAGCGCGCTTCTGATTTCATCCATGCTTTCAACGGCAGCTTCCCTGCCGACATTGGGATCAGCCCCTGCGCCCAGGCCCTCTGTGAGGTCTGTGCCCAGCTGGATTTTTACCTCTGCCTTGGATTGCTCCAATGCCTGGGCATCTGTGTTGGCCACAATAAATTTAACGCCGCAGAGTTTTGCGTCAATCATGTTGTTGACTGCATTGCCGCCTGCACCACCCACACCGATGACCTTGATTTTTGCCGAATTGTCGTTCTCCACATAAGAAAAAGTCATATCCACCTCCCTTAAGGTAATTAAATTATATCTTTAAACCATTGTTTCATTCTGTTTAATAAATCGTTCCAGCTTTTGGCATCGGTCTCTTTAAAGTCCGTTTTGCAATTGGCATTGGATCCGAAAATCACAAGCCCCACGCCTGTCGCATAGGCCGGGTTTTTAACAATATCCTTGAGCCCGCCGATGCGGTCGGGTTCTCCTACTCTCACGGGTACGCTGAATACGGATTCTGCAATATCACAGATACCGTCCAAGACCACAGAGCCGCCTGTAAGTACGAAACCGGCGGGAAAAGCATTTTCAAGCCCATTGGAAAAGAGTTCTTGTTTGAGCAGGGAAAAAATTTCTTCCACCCGGGGTTCGAGAATTTCAGCCAAAATTCCCCGGGCCAGCCGCTTGGGTTCCCGGCCGCCCACGGCAGGCACCTCAATGGTCGCTCCGGATCTGACATTCTGGGGCACGCAGGTGCCGTGCTCAATTTTGATTTTTTCAGCCTCCGGCAAAGGGGTGCGCAGGCCGATGGAAATATCATTGGTCAGATTGTGTCCGCCCACGGTAAGCTCATAAATAAATTTGACGTTGTTGTCCTTGAACAGGGCCAGATCAGTTGTTCCGCCGCCCATGTCCGCCAGGACACATCCCAGTTCCTTTTCTTCATCCGTGAGCACGGCCTGGCCCGAAGCCAAAGATTCCAGAACAATGTCACAGACCTCAAGCCCTGCCTTGTTGCAGCATTTGACAATATTCCGGGCAGAGGATACCGCTCCGGTGACAATGTGAATTTTTGCCTCCAGCCGGATGGCCGTCATGCCCACGGGGTTCTGAATGGACTCCATATCATCCACAATGAATTCCTGGGGAATGACATGGAGGATTTCTCTGTCCGTCGGGATGGCAACGGCCTTGGCCGCATCAATGACCCGCTCAACATCGCTTTGGGTGATTTCCCGGCCCTTGATGGCAATGATGCCGTGGCTGTTGAACCCTTTGATATGATTGCCTGCAATACCAACATAAACAGAGGAAATATCACAGCCGGCCATGAGCTCTGCTTCTTCGATTGTTTTTTTAATGGAGTCCACTGTTGACTCTATATTGACAACCGATCCTTTGCGAAGCCCTGTGGACGGATGGGAGCCCACACCGATGATGTTGATCTCCTCATCCAGCATCTCGCCCACCACAGCACAGATTTTGGTGGTACCGATGTCCAGACCTACTATTATTTTTTCATTTCCCTGCAAATTAAACCCCCTTTTCTAAAGTGTTGTGCAGAGCATCTTCTGTTTTGACAAATATTTTTTCAATATCAAAAAGATCCATGGCCAATATTGTTTTACTAAGAAAGTTTGCCGCCATATACCGGCTGATTTTTCTGGCCCTGGCCAGCTTTTTATCAAATTGGTCAAACCCTAGTTTGATGGGGATCAAGGCCTCATTCCCCTCTTTATTTTCATTGTTGTTTTCAATATAAATTTTTTTATTGTAAATGTCTAGCGTTTTTATTAAAATTCCTCTGTTTTCATCCCCGTGAATGGATTTTATCTGGTCTGTCTTTTGGGTCTGCAGCAAATCCATAATTGAATTAAAAATTTGACCTTCAAACAGGTAGGTATTGTTGGACAGACTCAAATCCATTCCCGAGATCACGGGCAGCATCTTCAGGTGGTCATTTTCCGGATCATACTCCTTAAACGGAACCCCCTGGGTATTGATAACAATGTCGGCCAAGTTTTCAATGGCCACAATGGCCAGGGGTTCCTGTTCTTTGATGCTGATTTTGACACGGGAAAATAATTTGCGTTCAACCTTTACTTTTGCCACCCAGGGATGGGCGCATAATTTTTTTTCAATCAATTTTGGGCAAAGGCTGAAGAGGTTAACAGGCTGGTCCAATCCGGCCCTGGCAATCAATTCTGTTTTAGAGGCCCGACTTTCCCCTGACATGTCCACACTCTTGACTGTGAACAAAGGGCTTTGCACCACGATATCGTGGAGAAAAACATAGGTAACGGTCATAAAGAGAATCATGATAACAAGGAGAGTCCCTTTGAAAATCATTCTCTTGTCCTGGGCTGAGTTGGCTTTTTGCTGCCGGTCGGAGCCGGGCGCAGGTTTGTACCGGTTCTGTTTTATGGATTTAGTTGCCAATGGCTTTTACCTCTGATTTGAGTTTAATTCCAAATTTTTTATAGACCTGGTCTTGAATCACCTGTTTAAGGGCCAGGATGTCTTTGCAGGTGGCATTGTCATAATTGATGATAAAGTTGGCGTGCAAGGCTGAGACCATGGCTCCGTTAAGGGTGTATCCCTTTAATCCGGCCTCTTCGATAAGCCGGCCTGCAGAGGGGTGTGAAGATGGATTTTTAAAAAAGCAGCCGCCGCTGGCCTGGGAAACCGGTTGGCTTGCTCTTTTGGCCTCAAGGTGTGCTTGATGGGCTTTTTGTATTTGGCCGGGGTCTGTCGGGGTAAGTGCCAGCCATGCCTTTATGAGAATGGTATCCTCAAGTTCAAGGCTTCGGTATCTGAAGTTAAGATTTTTTGCCTTGATCGTTTTCCAGGAGAGGGTGTTGAGATCAAAAACTTCAACACTCTCAATCAAATGGCTTATTTCCTTTTTTCCTGATCCGGCATTCATCATGACTGCCCCGCCGATAGTTCCTGGAATGCCGGCGGCCCATTCAAGTCCTGAAAGGCTGTTTTCCATGGCAAACCGGCAAATGGCTGCTAGGGAGTCTCCTGCCAGGGCGCCTAATTTTGTTTGGTCTTTAGCTAACCCCGGTTCTAGCTGCGGTGTTGCCTTAAGACGGGTGAGAACAAGGACCAGGCCTCGTATGCCCTGATCTGAAATCAGAGTGTTGGTTCCCCCGCCCAGCACGGTAATCGGAAGGCCTTCTTTTCGGGCGATCCTGATCAAAGAGGCCAGTTCCTCTCTGGTTGAAGGTTTTGCAAAAAAATCAGCAGGGCCGCCGACCTGAAAGCTGGTATATCTGGCCAGGGCATGGTTGGTTCGAAGGTCAACCCCTTTTAAAATCTTTGAATTGGTAAAGGCCGTATTCATGAATTAAAGAATCTCCACAAGTTTTTCACCCAGGGTGTAAACATCGCCTGCACCCAGGGTGAGAATCATATCTCCGGGTTTGGCCTTGTGGGTGATCATGGACAGGGCCTGGGTGAAATCCGGGGCAAAATTTGCGTTTTTATGGCCGTGGTCACAAATGCCCTTGACCAGAGTTTCTCCGTCCACTCCGGGGATAGGCTCCTCTGAGGCCGCGTAAATGGGCAGAACCATTAAGATGTCAGATTGGTAAAAGGCCCGGGAAAATTCTTCAAACAAAGCCTTTGTCCTGGTGTACCGGTGGGGCTGGAATACCACCATCAAGCGTTTGTCAGGATAGCTTTCTCTAACGGCCGTCAGGGTGGCGGCAATTTCCGTGGGATGATGGCCGTAATCATCCATGATGGTGATGCCTTTTTTCTCCCCTTTGATCTCCAGGCGGCGTTTTACCCCCTGTATTTCTTCCAGGGCCTGTTTGATGGTGTCAAAGGGAATATTTAATTCCAGGCCCGTGGCAATGCCGGCCATGGCATTGAGAACGTTGTGTTGTCCTGCAATATTCAAAAGGATGTCGCCCAGGCATTCATTTTTGGCAAAGACTGAAAATTTACTTTTTCCATGGGTAAACTCAATGTTTTTTGCCTGGAGGTCTGACTGGGCTGAGCAGCCGTAGGTGATGTGGCGCACCGTGATCCTGGGCAGAATATTCTGGATGTGTTCGTTGTCCAGACAGAGGATGGCCAGGCCGTAAAAGGGGACAGAGTTGATAAATTGGACAAATTTGTCTTTGATATCCTCAATGTCAGTGTAGTAGTCCAGGTGCTCAAGGTCAATATTGGTGACCGCGGCAATGGACGGGGCATATTTGAGAAACGAGCCGTCACTTTCATCGGCTTCGGCCACGATAAACTCACCATTGCCGTGCAGGGCATTGGTGTCCAGCCCCTGGAGCAGCCCGCCGATGATGACGGTGGGATCCAGGCCTGCGGTATTGAGAATCTGGGAGATCATGGCCGTGGTCGATGTCTTGCCGTGGGCACCGGATACGGCAATGGCGTATTTGATCCGCATGAGTTCTGCCAGCATTTCAGCTCTGGGGATAATGGGAAGACCCAAGGCTTTGGCACGGACCACTTCGGGGTTTTCATCTGCAATGGCAGAAGAGGTGACCACCACATTCACATCTGAAATATTTTCTTTTGCATGACCCTGGAAAATTTTGGCACCTTTGGCCTCGAGACGCTGGGTGATATGGGAGAGCTTTAAATCCGATCCGGACACGGTATATCCCAGGTTGATAAGCAGTTCGGCAATTCCGCTCATGCCGATGCCGCCGATGCCGACAAAATGGATATGGTAATCAGGCTGATACATATTAATTCTCTCCTTTTAGGTGCTGGGTCCGGCAGTCCAGGATGTGTCCGGCAATACGCACTGCCCCATGGGGCATGGCCAGGGATTTCATGGCCTTTTCCATTGAGTTCCTTTTTTCCGGGTGGCTCCTCAAGTCCTGAATCATGGTCTGGAGTAATTCTCCTGAAAGATCCGAGTCAGCAACCACCAAAGCAGCCCCTTTGTCTGCCAGGTTCCGGGCATTGGCTGTCTGGTGATCGTCTGCTGCATGGGGAAAGGGGATCAGGATGGCGGCCTTGCCCTTGACGCTGAGTTCAGACAGGGTGGAGGCCCCGGCCCTTGTGATGATCAAGTCTGCACGGTCCTGGATGGCCGGCATTTCATGGAAAAATTTTTGGGCCACGCCTCTGACAGGGTGGGACTCATAAAATTTTTTAATATCCTCCTCGCTGTGCATCCCGGTCTGGTGGATAATAAACAGATTTTTGTTTTCTTTAGTCAGCTCAACCGCATGGATGAATGCCTGGTTAATGGATGCGGCTCCCTGACTGCCCCCTGTGACCAGGATAAGAAAATCATCCGGGCTGATTTTATCTAAGGGTGAGGTGTCAAGCTTTAACCCTTGTGGGTCAGGGATAGGGGCGTTTCTGATGGGATTTCCCACCCAAAAGGTTTTGTGATTCACAGGCATGCCCCGGGTCTGTTCAAAGGAGATAAAAATGGTATGGGCAATTTTGATCAGCAGCCTGTTGGTCATGCCGGGGATGGCGTTCTGCTCCTGAATGGCTGTTTTTCTGCCCAGGATACGGCCTGCCAAAACCAGGGCAAAGGATGAGAACCCCCCCACCCCAAGGATAAAATCTGCCCTGAATCCAATGATGATCACCATGGCCTGGATCAGACTGACAAAGACCAGAATGGAAGACCAGAGCTTGCCCAGAAGACTGCCCCCTTTGACTGGCCTGGACAAAATGGACCTGTGGGCAAATCCGTATTTTGCCAGGGTATTGATTTCAAACGGGGCCTTGGTCCCCACAAAAAGGATGCGGGATGTCGGGTCTTGGGCGTTTAGGGCCTGGGCAACGGCAATGCCGGGAAAAAGATGTCCCCCTGTTTTTCCGCCGGCAATGATAATGCGTTTATTTTTTTTCATCTGTCTGTGCCCCGATATTCATTAAAATGCCCATGGCCGCCATATTGATAATCAAAGAGGTGCCCCCGTAGCTGATAAAGGGCAGGGTCAGCCCCTTGGTGGGCAGCACACCTAAGGCCACCCCTGTGTTGATGATGACCTGCACCCCGATGTACAAGGTAATGCCTGCTGCGGTGATGGCACCGAACGCAGAGTCTGCCTCTCTGGCAATCTTTGTTCCGGTGAAAAGGATGATGCCGTAGAGGGTGAGGATGACCACAACTCCGATAAGACCAAGTTCTTCTCCGATAATGGAAAAGATGAAATCCGTGTGGGGTTCGGGCAGATAGTGCATTTTTTGCATGCCAAGGCCGATGCCTTTGCCGAAAAACCCGCCGGCGCCGAAAGCCTTGAGGGAATTGGTGATCTGGTATCCGGTATTATAGGGGTCGTCCCAGGGGTTTAAAAAGGTGGTAATGCGCAAAAGCCGGTACTCTACCTTAAATACCAGAAAATAGACAATGGGGATGATCAAAGGCAGAGGGGAGAGCAGGTGGAGCAGTCTTACCCCGGCAACAAACATCATGCCCCAGCAGATCATGGCCAGGACCACAATGGTCCCAAAATCAGGCTGGTTGATGATCAGCAGGGCAAAAAGTCCGAAAATCATGGCATGGGGAAGAAAACCAATTGAAAATTGTTGGATCGTTTCCTGTTTTTTGGACAGGGAATAGGCTAAAAAAATAATCAGGGCCAGCTTGGCAAATTCAGCCGGTTGAAAGGTGAACCCACCGAGGTTCAGCCACCTGTAGGCCCCTCCGGCCTTTACATTCAGGCCCGGAACCAGAACCGCCACCAAAAGGGCGATGGCCACCAAAAGGATGATATAGGCAATGCTTTTGTATAATTTATAGGGAAAAGAGGCTGCGGTAAACATCACCCCCAGGCTTAAGGCTAAAAAGATGGATTGGCGTTTCATATAATAAAACAGGGTGTTGTGCTCTTCCATGCTGATGCTTGAGGAGGCGGAATAGACCATAACAATACCGATGCCGGCCAAAAGCAGAACAGGAAACAAAATGGACTTTTCTTTGAAAAACGGGTTCAGGGACTGGGGCTTTATTATCATAACAGCCCTCCATTGCCCAGATGGCTGACCTGGGCTTCAAAGTCTCTTCCCCGTTCTTCGTAGTCGGCATACATATCAAAGCTGGCGCAGGCAGGAGAGAGCAGGACAACATCTCCGGGAGCGGCGGACAGGTAAGCGTCTGCCACGGCATGGGCCATGTCTGTGCATTGAAAGACCGGAAGGCGGTCCTTGAATATGGCCATGATATTTTCCTTTGATTCCCCAATGGCCATGATCTGTTTGACATGGGGGGTGATTCC
It encodes:
- the ftsA gene encoding cell division protein FtsA — protein: MQGNEKIIVGLDIGTTKICAVVGEMLDEEINIIGVGSHPSTGLRKGSVVNIESTVDSIKKTIEEAELMAGCDISSVYVGIAGNHIKGFNSHGIIAIKGREITQSDVERVIDAAKAVAIPTDREILHVIPQEFIVDDMESIQNPVGMTAIRLEAKIHIVTGAVSSARNIVKCCNKAGLEVCDIVLESLASGQAVLTDEEKELGCVLADMGGGTTDLALFKDNNVKFIYELTVGGHNLTNDISIGLRTPLPEAEKIKIEHGTCVPQNVRSGATIEVPAVGGREPKRLARGILAEILEPRVEEIFSLLKQELFSNGLENAFPAGFVLTGGSVVLDGICDIAESVFSVPVRVGEPDRIGGLKDIVKNPAYATGVGLVIFGSNANCKTDFKETDAKSWNDLLNRMKQWFKDII
- a CDS encoding radical SAM protein; the protein is MKKRRKPVQAPLKEEGAVVKRGRGLTKVALVYPNTYKAGMSSLGYQTVYRLANQNEAIACERIFLPHTSEKNPRIKSLETGLPLDQFDMILFSVSFENDFLNLARLLRATDIPLRSSDRNHIHPLVAAGGVACFLNPEPIAPFMDLFLLGEAECLLDPFFDLFFKSKTRSDLLETIEEKLAGAYVPSRHRPILYDQPPPVSNKIQVQYINDLSKVKTTTAIMSSKAAFKERFLIETLKGCPHGCRFCTAGFIYRPPRIYPLANILKAVDEAALITDKIGLVSSAILDHPDIHKICQYGRNKGLGLSFSSLRADKLDDKIITILADSKVKTATIAPEAGSQRMRNIINKKLNQKQILSAAKALVDKGIFNLRLYFMIGLPFETRKDVQAIVDLTLGIKAVFLEASRKKKKIGTITLSINPFIPKPCTPFQWSAMEDLAELKARVSIIRQGLKKVGNLVLNFESLRQARVHALLSLGDQRAARLIELAMEHGWTRTMKMEKSYCDRVVLTSKPLPSDTDFPPSLPWDILAHKVSDKFLFKEFLRSREEKNSLSCPMKPCSECKICMSVQDTP
- the murB gene encoding UDP-N-acetylmuramate dehydrogenase; its protein translation is MNTAFTNSKILKGVDLRTNHALARYTSFQVGGPADFFAKPSTREELASLIRIARKEGLPITVLGGGTNTLISDQGIRGLVLVLTRLKATPQLEPGLAKDQTKLGALAGDSLAAICRFAMENSLSGLEWAAGIPGTIGGAVMMNAGSGKKEISHLIESVEVFDLNTLSWKTIKAKNLNFRYRSLELEDTILIKAWLALTPTDPGQIQKAHQAHLEAKRASQPVSQASGGCFFKNPSSHPSAGRLIEEAGLKGYTLNGAMVSALHANFIINYDNATCKDILALKQVIQDQVYKKFGIKLKSEVKAIGN
- the murG gene encoding undecaprenyldiphospho-muramoylpentapeptide beta-N-acetylglucosaminyltransferase — encoded protein: MKKNKRIIIAGGKTGGHLFPGIAVAQALNAQDPTSRILFVGTKAPFEINTLAKYGFAHRSILSRPVKGGSLLGKLWSSILVFVSLIQAMVIIIGFRADFILGVGGFSSFALVLAGRILGRKTAIQEQNAIPGMTNRLLIKIAHTIFISFEQTRGMPVNHKTFWVGNPIRNAPIPDPQGLKLDTSPLDKISPDDFLILVTGGSQGAASINQAFIHAVELTKENKNLFIIHQTGMHSEEDIKKFYESHPVRGVAQKFFHEMPAIQDRADLIITRAGASTLSELSVKGKAAILIPFPHAADDHQTANARNLADKGAALVVADSDLSGELLQTMIQDLRSHPEKRNSMEKAMKSLAMPHGAVRIAGHILDCRTQHLKGEN
- a CDS encoding UDP-N-acetylmuramate--L-alanine ligase, which codes for MYQPDYHIHFVGIGGIGMSGIAELLINLGYTVSGSDLKLSHITQRLEAKGAKIFQGHAKENISDVNVVVTSSAIADENPEVVRAKALGLPIIPRAEMLAELMRIKYAIAVSGAHGKTSTTAMISQILNTAGLDPTVIIGGLLQGLDTNALHGNGEFIVAEADESDGSFLKYAPSIAAVTNIDLEHLDYYTDIEDIKDKFVQFINSVPFYGLAILCLDNEHIQNILPRITVRHITYGCSAQSDLQAKNIEFTHGKSKFSVFAKNECLGDILLNIAGQHNVLNAMAGIATGLELNIPFDTIKQALEEIQGVKRRLEIKGEKKGITIMDDYGHHPTEIAATLTAVRESYPDKRLMVVFQPHRYTRTKALFEEFSRAFYQSDILMVLPIYAASEEPIPGVDGETLVKGICDHGHKNANFAPDFTQALSMITHKAKPGDMILTLGAGDVYTLGEKLVEIL
- the ftsW gene encoding putative lipid II flippase FtsW translates to MIIKPQSLNPFFKEKSILFPVLLLAGIGIVMVYSASSSISMEEHNTLFYYMKRQSIFLALSLGVMFTAASFPYKLYKSIAYIILLVAIALLVAVLVPGLNVKAGGAYRWLNLGGFTFQPAEFAKLALIIFLAYSLSKKQETIQQFSIGFLPHAMIFGLFALLIINQPDFGTIVVLAMICWGMMFVAGVRLLHLLSPLPLIIPIVYFLVFKVEYRLLRITTFLNPWDDPYNTGYQITNSLKAFGAGGFFGKGIGLGMQKMHYLPEPHTDFIFSIIGEELGLIGVVVILTLYGIILFTGTKIAREADSAFGAITAAGITLYIGVQVIINTGVALGVLPTKGLTLPFISYGGTSLIINMAAMGILMNIGAQTDEKK
- the ftsZ gene encoding cell division protein FtsZ codes for the protein MTFSYVENDNSAKIKVIGVGGAGGNAVNNMIDAKLCGVKFIVANTDAQALEQSKAEVKIQLGTDLTEGLGAGADPNVGREAAVESMDEIRSALEDSHMVFITAGFGGGTGTGAAPIIAEICKDLGILTVAVASKPFSFEGKKREKAAIAGLERLHGITDTVITIPNDRLRGIAPKGARMVDMFIKADEILHHSVKGITDLIMMPGHVNLDFADVKTTMQKAGKALMGIGIASGENRATEAAEKAISHPLLEDISISGAKGVLMNITSSSDLTLDEMTEASDRIYEEVGDDAEIIWGQTFDEDLGDEMRITVIATGIDQEEPALAENMHRFDPKPTQPVAAAAVAGSHPAYAAGAYAAAPAREIAQPVGQHEVIARGVVRDATEADLANWNDNPVRITQKRVVGDEDIVQDYPMSFDNDDLEVPTFLRRKAD
- a CDS encoding FtsQ-type POTRA domain-containing protein, which produces MATKSIKQNRYKPAPGSDRQQKANSAQDKRMIFKGTLLVIMILFMTVTYVFLHDIVVQSPLFTVKSVDMSGESRASKTELIARAGLDQPVNLFSLCPKLIEKKLCAHPWVAKVKVERKLFSRVKISIKEQEPLAIVAIENLADIVINTQGVPFKEYDPENDHLKMLPVISGMDLSLSNNTYLFEGQIFNSIMDLLQTQKTDQIKSIHGDENRGILIKTLDIYNKKIYIENNNENKEGNEALIPIKLGFDQFDKKLARARKISRYMAANFLSKTILAMDLFDIEKIFVKTEDALHNTLEKGV